The nucleotide sequence CGCCTCTTCCAGCCGGCCGCCGAGCTCGCCCACGGCCTTGCCGATCATTGCGAGCTCCATCGAGCGGAAACGTGGCAATGGCGTGCGATACTGGCCGCGCGCCATGCGCTGCAGCGCGGTGACGATCGCGCGCGCCGGCGCCAGCGTGTGCGCGATCGCCAGCGAGGCGAGCAGCGCGATCGCCGCCGACATCAACAGCGCGACGTCAATCACGTTGAGGATGTACTCCCAGGCGAGCGAGATCGCGGCCGCTTCATCCGGGGTCGCAACAACCGTGCCGGCCGCGGCTGCGCGGGGACTAACGGGCCGCACCACCTCGGCATGGCTGCCGAGGAACGTGGGCACGATCGCTGCAAACCATCGCGGCGGCGCCTTGCCGATGCCCTGGTTCTGGCCACAGAGCGGCTTTTCGAACGCGGCCGCCGGCTGGAACTCGACGCAGACGCCAGGCGAGATCAGCTTCATCGTCTCCAGCGTGCGCCAATCGGGAACCGGCAGGAGGTGCTCGCGCATTCTGCTGCTGCGCAACAACAGCTCGCGCCAGTACAGTGCCTCCAACGCTTTCGCGACGCGCTGCGCGGATGTCGCGGTGGCGCGGTCGACGCTTCGATAGGCATCGAACGTCGCCCACACCGTCGCTGCCCCGAGGCAGAGCGCGACGATGAGAAGCAGGCGGGCGACGAGCTGGAGCACGAGACGCATGCGATCACCCCCGACGTTTGCTAAGCTCACAGTAACAACGCCGCCGCGCCTTGCCAATTGCAGGGAAGGGCAGGGATGAGGCTCGGGCAAATTTCCCAAGCCAGTTTGGGCATGGCTCTTTGGACCGGGGGCGGTAATTTTGATCTAATCCGCGACGAAAGATCGTTGCAGGCCGGGAGCAATGCAGCATGAGCTCGATCACGATTGGACCGACCGCACGGCAACCGGCCGACCCGTCGGAGCGGAGCGCGCTCCTGTTCTGGATGATCTTCACCGGCCTTTCCGTCTTCGCCGTCGTCCTGTTGTGGCGGTTCGGGCTGATCCATCTGATGCTGACCTCGGACCGGACCTACATTTCGAGCGTCATCGCGGTGCTCTACGTCGCCACCTGCGGTCACTGCTTCCTGCGGACGCGGGCGATCGCGCGTGAGGGGGCGGCGGCGCGGCGCTGCCGCACGGTGCTGGCGGCGGCCGGTGGCAGCAAGGCGCTCGAGGCCGGCGGGGCCTCGCTGCCACGCGGGCTGGTGCGGGATCACATCGAAAGCCTGGTGACGAAGGCCGCCGCGCAGGACTACCGGCCGGTCGACCAGACCCTGCTGCTGCGCACCCTGGCCGACCGCCTGCGCGGCTCCAATGGTTTCGGCGCCTTTGTCTCCGACACGCTGATGAAGCTCGGCCTGCTCGGCACCATCATCGGCTTCATCATCATGCTGGCGCCGATCGCCGGCCTGGACGCCGCCGACAAGGTCGCGATGCGGTCTTCGATGGGGCTGATGAGCGACGGCATGGCGGTTGCCATGTACACGACGCTTGCGGGCCTCGTCGGCTCGATCTTGGTCCGCATCCAATATTACATGCTCGATGCGGCGACCCAGCGGGTGTTCTCGGATGCCGTGGTGCTGACCGAGACCTATGTCACGCCGGCTCTGGAACGCCGTCATGCTGGATGATTTCGGTCTCTATCCGCGCGAGGAGCCGTTCGATCCGCTGGGCGTGATGCTGTTCAAGGCGCTCCAGGTGATCGCCTTCCTGTTCTTCCTCGCCCTGCTCGCGGTCTCCCCGGATTCCAAAGACGGCAAGATCGACTCCAAAGCCGAGTTCATGATCACGCTGGACTGGCCGGACAATCACCCCGACGATCTCGACCTGTTCGTGCAGGATCCCGCTGGCAACATCGCCTGGTACCGGCACCGCGAGGCCGGCTTCCTCACGCTCGACCGCGATGACCGTGGCGGCGCCAACGATTTCATCATGGTCAACGGCAAGAAGATCGCGTCGCCGATCCGCGAGGAGATCGTCACGGTGCGCGGCATCGTCGCCGGCGAATACACCGTCAACGTCTCCCACTTCGTGGCGACGACCGGCGAGCCTGTCCAAGCGAACGTGAAGGTGCAAAAGCTTAATCCGACCGCGCAGGTGATCTTCGACAACAAATTCACGCTCGATCACACCGGCGACGAGAAGACGGCGGTGCGGTTCCGGCTCGATGCCGAGGGCAAGGTGGTCAACGTCGACCAGCGGCCGAAATCGCTGCTGGAGACGTTCCGCAGCAGTTGGCGCAACGGCGGCGACGTCGATCCGAAGACCGGTGTGAGGATACGCCGTGAGTGATCTGCAACTGGTCATCCTGACGCTGTCGGTCGCCTACGCCGTGATCGGCGCGCTGCTGCTGGTCGTGCTGGTCTATGCGCGCCTGCACTGGTCGCTGAAGGCGGTCGCAGTGGTCGTGACCAGCGTGTTCTATGTCGTCAGCTTCGGGGGCATGCGCGGGCTGCTCGGCTGGGCCAGCGCCGAGCGGATGCCGACCTCCTTCAAGCTGCTCCAGGCGCGCATCGTCGAGCCGCATTCGCTCGAGGGCGACCCCGGCTCGATCTATTTCTGGGTCGAGGAGCTCGACGAGGACAATCGCCCGAGCGGCATCCCACGGGCCTTCCGCGTGCCCTACAACGATAGGCTGGCCGACAAGACCCACACGGCGCAGAACGAGATCGCGGCAGGGCATCCGCAAGGCGGCCGCGCCGCCGATTTCGGCGGTGGCGAGGGCAGCTTGATCGACATGGTCCGGGAATATGTGACGCCCAAGACCATCCTCGAGACCAGCGGGGGCGATTCTTCGACCGGCGAATTCAATGCTCCGCCCGCCGGTGCGCAGGGCGCCGTGTTCACACCGCTGCCGCCGCCCCGGATGCCGCCGAAGGACGAGCAATAGGCTCTCCACCGCTGCGACAGCAGGGCGCGCTGGAAAGCAGCCCCGCGCTGGCGCATCTTGTTGATGTCCCTCAAATTGGCTTTATCGGCTTCCAGATAGCCTTTCGAGGGTGGAGGGTGCGTGCTCCTAGCTGTCTTCTCGGATATCCACGGCAACCGGCAGGCTTTCGATGCCTGCCTGAAGGCCGCGCGGGCGCGCGGCGCCGAGCGGATTGTGCTGCTCGGCGATCTCGTCGGCTATGGCGCCGACCCCGAATGGGTGGTGGATACCGCGATGGAGCTGGTCGCCCATGGCGCCATCGCGGTGCGCGGCAATCACGACCAGGCAGTGAATTCGTCGGCCGAGACCATGAATGCCGCGGCGCAGATCGCGATCGAATGGACGCGGGGGCGGCTCGACACCGCGCAGCGCCGGTTCCTCGCTGAGCTGCCGATGCTCGTTGAGGACGGCGACCGTCTGTTCGTACACTCGGAAGCCTCGAGTCCCAAGCGCTGGAACTATATCCGCTCGACGGCGGACGCCGCCAAGAGCCTGATATCGACGCCCGCGCACGTCACCTTCTGCGGCCATATCCACCGGCCCGCGCTCTATTCGATGTCGGTGACGGCGAAGATGACGAGCCTCGTGCCAAAGACCGACGTCTCCGTGCCGCTGCTGCGCGGGCGGCAATGGCTCGCCGTGCTCGGCGCCGTCGGCCAGCCGCGCGACGGCGATCCGTCGGCGGCCTTCGTATTGTTCGACACGGTCTCGTGCGAGATCACCTATTGCCGCGCGCCCTATGACATCGCGAGCGCGGCGAACCGAATCCGCGAAAACGGCCTGCCGCCCTGGCTGGCCGACCGCCTGTCGGAAGGACGCTGACGGCGATGCCGAAACCTCTGGTCAAGCCCGGCGCGGAGATCGACGGCTACACCATCGGCGAGGGCGTCCATGCCGGCGGCATGGCGACGCTGTGGACCGTCACTCATCCCGGCATCGACGTGCCGCTGCTGATGAAGATCCCGCGGGTGTCCGAGGGCGAGGACCCCGCGGCGATCGTCTCCTTCGAGATGGAGATGATGATCCTGCCGAGGCTTGCGGGACGCCACGTGCCCACGTGTTTCGGCACCGGCGATTTCGCCCACCAGGCCTATGTCGTCATCGAGCGTATTCCGGGGACCACGCTTTACAAGCGGCTGCCCGACCTGCCGCTGCCCTACGACGAGGCGCGGCTGCTCGTTGCGAAAATCGCGACCGCGCTCGCCGACCTGCACCGGCAGAACGTGATCCATCACGACGTCAAGCCGAGCAGCATCATGTTCCGCGACAGTGGCGAGGCGGTGTTGATCGACTACGGCCTGTCGCACCACAATCATCTGCCGGACCTGTTGCAGGAGGAGTTCCGCCTGCCTTACGGCACCGCTCCCTACATGGCGCCGGAACGGCTCTTGGGCGTGCGCGACGATCCGCGCAGTGATCTGTTTTCGCTCGGCGTGCTGCTCTATTTCTTCACCACCGGCGAGCGGCCGTTCGGCGAGGGCGAGACGTTGCGCGCGATGCGGCGCCGGCTGTGGCGCGATCCGCATCCGCCGCGCAAGCTGCGCCCCGACTATCCGCCCTGGCTCCAGGAGGTGGTGCTGCGCTGTCTGGAGATCGAACCGGTCTGGCGCTATCCGACCGCGGCCCAGCTTGCCTTCGACCTTGCCCATCCCGACCAGATCAAGCTCACCGCGCGCTCGGAGCGGTTGAAGCGCGATCCCCTCGGCGTCGCCTGGCGGCGCCGCTTCAACCAGGGCGTCACGCAGCCGCGCGCGAAAGCCGATGTCGCGGCGCAGATTGCATCGAGCCCGATCCTCGCGGTCGCGCTCGACACCGCGGAAGGCGCGCCCGAGCTGAACGAAGCACTGCGTGTCACGACCGAACGCATTCTCGCGACGCTCCCGTCGGCGCGGCTTGCCTGCGTCAATGTGCTGAAACTCAACCGCATCGCCATCGACCGGACACTGGACGAGCAGGGCTCAAACAAGCATATCGATCGCCTGGTGGCGCTCAGACACTGGGCCACTCCGCTCAAGCTGGATGAGAGCCGGCTATCGGTTCACGTGCTGGAGGCCGTCGATCCCGCCGCGGCGCTTTTGGAGTTCGCCGAGGTCAACCAGGTCGATCATGTCATCATCGGCGCGCGGCAGGGCTCGTTCAGGCGCACGCTGCTCGGCAGCGTCTCGGCCAAGGTAGCTGCGGAAGCGACCTGTACCGTCACCGTGGTGCGGCCGCCGCGGATGGCTGCGGATGCGGCAGAGGCGGATGTGGGCGAGGCGGCGGGATAGCGCTTCGCCCACAGGCTGGGTCAGGCCGGGTGGCCCGCGTGAGGGGCGCGCTTGCGGCGGATGGGCCAGGAGAAGTGCGGACCGGCTTCGCTATGATCTGCGCTGCCGCCGAAGTACTGGATGATCTCGCGGCAGGGCTCGCAATTGAAGAGGCTGCGCGAAGCGGTCGCCTTGGTCATTTCCTTCAGGCAGTTCGGGCAGTGCGGTTGCATCAGTCAGTCCAAAAAAGTTCGATGCCGGATGCTGCGTGCGGCCTTCACCGGCCCGGCCGATGGGCCAAAAACGACAAATGCACTAAAACCAAGCCACAACGCCACGCCAGTCCATACCAGGGTTGTCGTCATGATGTGCTCCCGCCAAACAGGCAAGACCCACTTGAAGTGATTTGTGCGAATCAGGGAAGTCCGGAGGAGTACGGACTTAGGTTGTAATTTTAAGGATTGCGCGCTGCATCGCGGCTGGAGCCGCGGCTCTCTTGCATCGCGCATGTCGAGCTTGATGCGGCTCAGATCGCTTCGCCGCGCGCTCCGAGCGCGGCGTTACGGATCGCGGCGATGTTGGTCTTGTAGGCTTCCTGCGTGCCGCCCCTGAACACCGAGGTGCCGGCGACGAACGCGTTGGCGCCGGCGGCGGCCAGCGCGCCGGCGACGTCGGGGCCGACACCGCCATCAACCTCGATGTCGATCGGGCGGCCCGCGGTCATCGCGCGGATATCGCGGATCTTGCCGATCGCGGAGGGGATGAAGGCCTGGCCGCCGAAGCCGGGATTGACCGACATCACCAGCACGAGGTCGATCAGGTCGAGGACGTATTCGAGCGCGCTGATCGGTGTGCCCGGGTTGAGCGAGACGCCGGCCTTCTTGCCGAGCGCGCGGATCGCCTGCAGGGAGCGGTGCAGATGCGGACCTGCCTCGGCATGCACGGTGATGTGGTCGCAGCCCGCTTTCGCGAACGCTTCGAGATAGGGGTCGCAGGGCGAGATCATCAGATGCGCGTCGAAGATCTTCTTCGTATGCGGGCGCATCGCCTTGATGATGTCGGGGCCGTAGGAAATGTTGGGCACGAAATGCCCGTCCATCACGTCGAGATGGATCCAGTCCGCACCGGCCGCGTCCACCGCGCGGACCTCTTCGCCGAGCCTGGAGAAATCCGAGGCCAGGATGGAGGGCGCGATCGCCAGGGGGCGGGGGCTGAGGGCTTGGGTCATGGGCGTTGTTTCCCGTGGCGGCCGAAGGAGGTGAGGCCTCGCCTAACATGGGCATTTGCGCCGGGCAATGCAGGGCAGGCGTCGTTCCTGTGGGCGGAAATTTCTGCCCTCTGCGGCATGAATTGCCGATGTTCCCGGGGCTCCGAGGGCGCGGCCAAGCCGGATTTCATTGAGCTTTTCGTGCT is from Bradyrhizobium sp. ISRA430 and encodes:
- a CDS encoding histidine kinase yields the protein MRLVLQLVARLLLIVALCLGAATVWATFDAYRSVDRATATSAQRVAKALEALYWRELLLRSSRMREHLLPVPDWRTLETMKLISPGVCVEFQPAAAFEKPLCGQNQGIGKAPPRWFAAIVPTFLGSHAEVVRPVSPRAAAAGTVVATPDEAAAISLAWEYILNVIDVALLMSAAIALLASLAIAHTLAPARAIVTALQRMARGQYRTPLPRFRSMELAMIGKAVGELGGRLEEATEQRAALTRRLIEIRDDERRALARELHDEFGQNLSAILAFANTIETASAKESKDNGIAQDARMISQATHRIMASLRDTLKRLRNPLPEELGLEASLVNLVDRWRSQSATQPTIQLDLKGDLADISGPAATTAYRVAQECLTNALRHSAAREISLRIERRSGADDALVIRVEDDGGGDAEQVARSAGFGLTGIRERVAAAGGSLSILPATRGLSVAATIPLAA
- a CDS encoding MotA/TolQ/ExbB proton channel family protein — encoded protein: MSSITIGPTARQPADPSERSALLFWMIFTGLSVFAVVLLWRFGLIHLMLTSDRTYISSVIAVLYVATCGHCFLRTRAIAREGAAARRCRTVLAAAGGSKALEAGGASLPRGLVRDHIESLVTKAAAQDYRPVDQTLLLRTLADRLRGSNGFGAFVSDTLMKLGLLGTIIGFIIMLAPIAGLDAADKVAMRSSMGLMSDGMAVAMYTTLAGLVGSILVRIQYYMLDAATQRVFSDAVVLTETYVTPALERRHAG
- a CDS encoding metallophosphoesterase family protein, with amino-acid sequence MLLAVFSDIHGNRQAFDACLKAARARGAERIVLLGDLVGYGADPEWVVDTAMELVAHGAIAVRGNHDQAVNSSAETMNAAAQIAIEWTRGRLDTAQRRFLAELPMLVEDGDRLFVHSEASSPKRWNYIRSTADAAKSLISTPAHVTFCGHIHRPALYSMSVTAKMTSLVPKTDVSVPLLRGRQWLAVLGAVGQPRDGDPSAAFVLFDTVSCEITYCRAPYDIASAANRIRENGLPPWLADRLSEGR
- a CDS encoding bifunctional serine/threonine-protein kinase/universal stress protein encodes the protein MPKPLVKPGAEIDGYTIGEGVHAGGMATLWTVTHPGIDVPLLMKIPRVSEGEDPAAIVSFEMEMMILPRLAGRHVPTCFGTGDFAHQAYVVIERIPGTTLYKRLPDLPLPYDEARLLVAKIATALADLHRQNVIHHDVKPSSIMFRDSGEAVLIDYGLSHHNHLPDLLQEEFRLPYGTAPYMAPERLLGVRDDPRSDLFSLGVLLYFFTTGERPFGEGETLRAMRRRLWRDPHPPRKLRPDYPPWLQEVVLRCLEIEPVWRYPTAAQLAFDLAHPDQIKLTARSERLKRDPLGVAWRRRFNQGVTQPRAKADVAAQIASSPILAVALDTAEGAPELNEALRVTTERILATLPSARLACVNVLKLNRIAIDRTLDEQGSNKHIDRLVALRHWATPLKLDESRLSVHVLEAVDPAAALLEFAEVNQVDHVIIGARQGSFRRTLLGSVSAKVAAEATCTVTVVRPPRMAADAAEADVGEAAG
- the rpe gene encoding ribulose-phosphate 3-epimerase produces the protein MTQALSPRPLAIAPSILASDFSRLGEEVRAVDAAGADWIHLDVMDGHFVPNISYGPDIIKAMRPHTKKIFDAHLMISPCDPYLEAFAKAGCDHITVHAEAGPHLHRSLQAIRALGKKAGVSLNPGTPISALEYVLDLIDLVLVMSVNPGFGGQAFIPSAIGKIRDIRAMTAGRPIDIEVDGGVGPDVAGALAAAGANAFVAGTSVFRGGTQEAYKTNIAAIRNAALGARGEAI